aaagtaaatgtttttctggaactctcttgcttttctatgatccaacggatgttggcactttgatctctggttcctctgccttttctaaatccagcttatgcatctggaagttctaggtctgcatactgttgaagcctagcttggagaattttgagtattactttgctagcatgtgagatgagtgctactgtgcagtagtttgaacattctttggtattgcctttctttggcattgcctaaaTTAAAAAAGTTAACATGCAATAAAATGTCAGTATATGTGTATGGGTCCCATGAAGACCCATAGCCACAGGGTCCGTTGTCCAGCATCAGGGCTGACGGCGCTGTGAAGAGTGGTGTCTGTGCTCACCTGCGGGGAAGGGGTTCCTGTGCGGGACTGGACCCGGGTGGGGTGAGGATTCTGTTCCCGGCTGTGCCTCAGGGCTGGTCAGCGGTTTTCCCTGAAATAAACCCCAAACCACAAGTGTGCCTCTCTCTGTTCCATTTAGAACAATTCCAAATCTTTGTTTCCCCACCCAGAACTACCTAAGAATACATGTAGGGAAATCTCAGAGAGCAAGGTTTCAGAgacttttccttctgctttattttgaTTGATATACAATATTGAGTCAGTTTATGGTGTACAACTATTGATTTTATACACTTCTGTATTGAAAAATAACCACCACCATAGCATTATCTGACAACTGAATCATGTCACATCATTACCTCTTCTGCATGTGTGGAGAAAATttagatctactctcttagcaactcaGAGATTCTATGGTGAGCTGATAATCACATCCTAAATTTTCAGCCTGGTGATAGCACATGGCAGAAACTACATGTAACTCGCACACcaaatgttttgtctttttgctcTCAGGAAATAAACATTGAAATGTGTGTTTAAGATTCCTCCCCACTGATCTTTAATGTCAGTGGATCCCAGTCTGCTCAGGACTGCTTGTAGAGATTGTTACAAAATACTCAGGACTCTTCCCAGATCCCCCATCTCAGAGGGTAGGACACAGAGTCTGGGAATCTATTATGAACAAGCCATACAGGGGAGGCTGGTGCGCGGCCAGGTGGGAATCCAGTTCTGTGTTCTTGCTCTGAAATGTGTGATCTGAAGATCAGCACCAACCGTGCTATAAGTCTATTCCAGACCTTCTGTCTCTAAGAGGAGTGCAGATGAAGGACATTTTTTTATGTCCATCAGGACCCCTTTCCATGTTCCATCTTGACACGGTGTCAGAATGGTGCCGTCTGCTCAGGAGTGTGGTCTGATCAGTTCCCATAGCGCGGGGGATTCAGGATTCAGTCCTCGTCCTTCTGCTTCTATAGCCAATTCTCCCCTCATCTGTCACCTCATCTGTTCTCAAGGCTTTAAACATCATTTATATGGTGTCACCAATTCCATCTATTTCTCCAGTCATCTCACCTAAACCCTAGACTAGTAAACCTAACTCAGTTGCCACTTTCCTAAACCAAATGCTGATGGTGATGCCTCCTCAAATATGCTCCTTCCAGAGTTCCCTCATTTCCACAGTAGGTGTCCCACATGCTTACTTGCAAATCTCAAATTTTGCGGTGCTCCTTCACCCTTTCTCATAAGTCAGATTTACTCCACTAGGAAATGCTGTAAATGTACTTTCAGAATAGATCAAGAATCCACTCACTCTCCGTCATCTTCCCTGCTCACAGCTCAGACAAGCACCAGCATCCCCACCCTGGACCCTGCGCTGTTTCCTAGAGTCTCCTCTACCCCTCCCTCAACCTTCACCTCCTGACTCTGCACAGCAGCCTGACTGATGCTTCTAGAGAGCAGTCATACCAGGTCCTCCTCTATTCCAATCATCCTATAACTCCATAGCTTGCTGAGATAAAAATCAACCCCCTTCTAACATCCTGGAGGCCCACAGGATCTGACCAGACATGGGATCTCATTGCAATTCCTTTTCCTTCAGCCACAGCTGCCTCCTGGCTCTCCCTTGAACACAGACACCCTCCTGCCCTCATGCATTTGCAATGGAGGCTCCTCTGCCTGGAGAGAACCTCCCCTAGATGTCCTTGTGGACattccttcatgttcttcacatctTTACTTAAAGGTCACTTTCTCAATGAGGCCCACTGTCCAGTCTAGTAACACAGCCACCTTCCCTGTCCCCACACACTTATACTCTGGGTCACCTTCCTCAGAGCACTTACCAACCTGTACAGGAAACACTTCCTTCCCTTTCTAGGCTCATAGTACAtgctctgccccttctcctaGAACACACTGCACATCGTGGACAAGGTTTGTCTGTTTTTAGTTCACTGAGTTCTCCTAGATGCTAAAAGATGGTGTCATGTCTCTGTCACACAACAAATATCAGTGCAATGAATAGTTAGTGTAAAGCACTTCCCTATTCTAGATACCGAGTCTTTATTAATGTGACATCAGGCCACATGCTGTCTCATGGCAGTTACAGCACAACATCCATTTGCATTGACCTCAAGGCTGCCTGTAGTTTACTCACAGAGGCTGATTTCACTTCCCTACCACACCAATCAGCCTGCACACCACACACAAGGCTCTTTTATCTCTTTAGGAAAGAAGATCCTCTGCTTCCGGCTCCTATATTCAACCTGCTGTGACTTTATTAGACTCTTTCTAAATCCATGAGTTGACATGGGAGCCTACAGCAGCCTTAGAGGTAAGGGCAGAAGAGGGGGCAGATTGCAGAGAAGAGAAGTCCAGCAAGAATTAAGTCAAGATATGAAACGATTGGGTCCCTCCTCTTTGTAAGTTCCAGCATGTGGTTCCtttaaaaagatggagaaaagttGGAAAGAAGAATCCAGCAAAATCTCTAGAAGGAGGGCAAGAACTGGATGACTCTGAAATTTCTCTCTTGACATTGCTGAGATCCTGTGTGCATGGATCTCTCGGACTTGTGGGGAGAATGACAGGCAAAGTGACCCCTGATGCTGTCAGAGATGGGGTCACCCAGAGAAAAATGAGGCCAGGACTCTACACATGAAATAGAACAGTCAGTACACcaacaacaataatagcaataactaaataagcaaaatataaacacattaaaaaaaagacaggcGCTAAGGATTGGTCCAAGGCCTAATCCTAGGCTGACTGTTTAAGAAACGCACCCTGCCCCTGGTCCTGGACATACAACAAGGCCCAGGTGACTTCTGAGTTCATGATCACAGGTGCTTGGCAGGACAAGGATTTACTGAAGGGACAAGGACAAAGGAATGGAGAAGAGGACCCAGTCCAGGAGTGACCACGGGCAGCGCATGGGCAGTCCAGTGCATGCCCATCAGGCACTGATCACTGGGCACAGGCCCTGTCCTCACTCAGCTCCTCACAGCCTCCTCCTGGCCCTCCTGCAGCTGACTCAGCACAAAAACATGTGGATGAATCTGGAAAGTTCTCAATGTTtcaatttatttcctctttcaaaCTTTAGGAATCCTCAGCTTTATTACCTGATACCCCTTCATGGCACTAATTTGAAAGAACAAATTCAtatatacagattttattttcagtaagGAAATATGAGATCATTACTCAGTGCATATGAAGCAGACACGGATTGAACGGCCCAGCCCCGTCTCTGCTGGAACAGGACAGTGGATGAGGGAGGAGAACACAGGTCAGGGTGGGGAGAGGCCGTGGTGGGCAGGGTTGGCCAGTCTCCCCACCTCCTCACGTTATGCTAATAGGAGCACAGACACACTCAGATGCAGTTGCAGAAAGAGGGGTTCTGGGATCTGATGTCACAAATTGGGACCGAGCATCACTCAGTCCCCACAAGGCAGCTGTCTCACACTGTGAGAGAAAAGAATCAGGAACCAGTTCGGGTCAGTCATGTAAGCACTCACATTCTCCACAGCCCCCACATGCTCACATGTCCCACTCAAAGATCACTGCTGCCCAATGTGTCCCCTCTGCCCCAATCCCCCTTCCAATCTAGACCCTCCAGGATCTCACCTTTAGGAATCGTGAGAGACACATCAGAGCCCTGGGCACTGTCATTGCCTGGGGGAGAACAAGACCAGGACGTGGTCAGAACCCACAGGAGAGAAACTAGAGAAGGAACTTTGAGGAGAATGAGCCCCCATGGCCTCCTGTCTGCACCCTCACAAGGGTCTCAGGAATCACCCCCTTCATACTTACTTGCAGCCTGGGTGTAGATCCGTCCTTTTTCACCTGTGAGAAGAAAATATCACATGAGAGGCCAGGGAGAAGGCTGAGTCATGAGACCTTAGAGGAGCCCCTAGTCCTGGATCCCACAGAACTTTCTGGAACTGTGGTCAAAACTCATGATAGGATCAGGAACACAGAGAAGGGAAACGTGTAATGACTGGGCCACCAGCCCTCCTGGAGGTCTGTCCTCAGCAAGGATCTCCCTATGACCTTCAAGTGCTGAAAACCTGGTCCCCAACTGGAATTAGGAAGGCGAaaaatttctgtttcattttcatacATGCTTTAGAAAAGCAAAATGTTAGCAACAGCTCCAGACTCCACGCGTGTGTGGAGCATACTTTCCAATAATCAGGCAGGTAAACTTCTACCTGGGCTTGAAACCCCCAGTGAGACAAGAAAACTCagatcctccctcccttccctaccTGAGCGCTTTTTCCTCCAGATCACAGCTCCAGCCACCACAGCCACCAAGAGGACAACCAGGCCAACAATGATGCCCACGGTGAGGAAGGAGGTCTGAGGAGGTtctgtgaaggaaagggaaaggcCCCTCAGGCTtgagtcctgaccttgctgaactGAGTCCTGGAGGACTCCTGCTTTATCTGAGAGGAAGCtccatcccatctccctccttACCCCATCTCAGGGTGAGGGGCTCCTGAAGCCCCTCGTGCTGCACACGGCATGTGTATCTCTGCTCCTCTCCAGAAGGCACCACCAGGGCCGCCCACTTCTGGAAGGTCCTGTCTCCTGAAGGCCTGGTCTCCACAAGCTCCATGTCCTGGGTCTGGTCCTCCCCATTGCGCTGCCAGGTCAGTGAGATCTCCTCAGGGTAGaagcccagggcccagcaccTCAGGGTGACCTCACGGTCAGAGATGGGGTGACGGGTCACATGCGCCTTTGGAGGGTCTGAGGAAGAATCAGAAAATTTACAGTTTGTGTTACCTCCATGGGACACTGAAGCAGCATCATGTGACcatcctgagaaaggacagaacactgatttttttccccagctttactGATGCATACTTAACAAAAACTGTACACATTTAAAGTGTACTACATGTTGCTTTGATATATATCTACACTGTGAAGGTAATTAATGTATCCATCAACTTACcttatgtgtgtgtctgtttgacAGGGGTGATGAGAATGATTAAGAtcaattttaaagtatacaatataggcttattattaactatagtcaccaggcAGTACTTCATATCCCCAGATGTATTATGAacttttttaccagctgagctatggaACATTCAAgaccatggtgttgaaaaaagcaACACAAGAGCTAGATAACAGCCTCAAATCAGAGATCAGGGATGATCTATATTAGTCCTTGGAAATTTCTAGAATGAGAGACTAGGATAGGAGCTCCAAAAATGGGAGGGGGAGAATACAGAGTGGTGGAGGCTGAATGACTCAGAAAAGCTGGAGTCAGGCCTCCTTAGATGCTCTCAGGGTGAGATCATGTCTTGAGAAAGAAAGTCATGGATCACAAGATGGTGGCCAGGGTCAAAGGGCACCGCTGACCAGCTATTTCAGGGATGATTTGTTTCCTGCTTCTTCCTCAAAGACAGTGGATTCCTTAATTGTCCTTCAGAGAAGTGCGGCCACTGGTGACTGTCTTGTACAGAATATGAAAACCTGGGCGGATTCCTCGCTCTCTTGAGAAGAACCTGGGGCGCTGTTCCCTCAGGGACCCCGTTTTCCTCTCCTCGTGGGAAGCCAGCTCCAGCCCGAGGGGAGATCAGGGAGGCCCCGCGCCCCTCGTACCTGCGCGCAGCAGCGTGTCCTTCCCGttctccaggtatctgtggagcGACTCCACGCACTCGCCCTCCAGGTAGTTCCTGTCGTGATCCGCCTGACCTCCTTGCTCAAACTTGCGCTTGGAGATCTGAGCCGCCGTGTCCGCCGCGGTCCAGGAGCGCAGGTCCTCGTTCAGGGCGAGGTAATCTCTGCCGTCGTAGGCGTCCTGCGAGAACCCGCGGAGGAGGCGCCCGTCCGACCCCACGTCGCAGCCGACCATCCACTGGAGGGTGTGAGACCCTGACCCGCCCCGACCACCCGCGGTGATTAAACCCAAACTGAAAATGAAACCGGGTCAAGTCCCGCCGGCTCCTCCCGGGTGGGGGTGCCGGGCGTGTTCCGCAGTGTTGGGGTGACCCTCGGACCTGCAGACTCGGGGCGACCCCGCCGGTCCCTGGGGATGGGGGTCGTGACCTGGACCCGGGCCCGCGTCGCTCACCGGCCTCGCTCTGGTTGTAGTAGCCGCGCAGGGTGTTCAGGTTCACTCGGAAACTCTGTGCGGCGTCCTTGGCTCTGCGCGTGTTCCGATCCCAATACTCGGGCCCCTCCTGCTCCACCCACCGCGCCCGCGGCTCCATCCTCGGATTCGGGGCGTCGCTGTCGAACCGCACGAAATGCGTGTCGTCCACGTAGCCGACGATGATGAAGCGGGGCTCCCCGAGGCCGGGCCGGGACACGGCGGTGTAGAAATACCTCAGGGAGTGGGAGCCTGGGGGCGGGAAGAGGTGAGATTCGGCCCGACCCTCCTCCCGGCGCGGGTCCCGGGTCCGAGATCATGAGGGCGGGAGGGCGGAGGGGGCGGAGGGCCACTGAGATGGAAGTGGTCGAAAACCGGCCCGAACTTCGAAAGGGGTAGAAAGGAggggtcaggaagcaagagaggGACAGGCCGGGACCCGGGAGGCGGCGGGCCTGGGCAGGGGCGTCGGGGTCGCTCCGTCCCTGGGTTAATGCCCCCCAGACTCCCGAGCGGTCCCCTCGCCCTTCCCCGCAGAGGCCGTTCCCTCCCGACCCTGCACTCACCAGCCCGGGTCTCGGTCAGGACCAGGATCCCCGAAAGGAGCAGGAGAAATGTTCGCGGCCCCATGACTCGCATCCTCTGGGTCCGAGAAGAAGCAGTCTGGGCGAGTCGGTGGAGACTTTATAACCGGGATCCGCGGAGACGCTGATTGGTTTTTCTAGAAACCGGGCACCCAGTGGCAGTGAGAACTGGGGCCGCGTCACGAGTGTCCAGGCAGGAGGGCTAAACACAGGTTGTGAGAGCGAAAGTGAAACCCGGGGAGACGGGGAATCCCCAACAGGGAGCGTCCCAGCCCCTGACTCCGCCTTCGACCCTGAGATCCTGAGCGGCTTGAGCTCCAGGGTCCTGGGACTTTGTCCTGATCCCTCCCCTCCTGCTAggtagaatgttcaaactacccaaTAATGCAcccatttcacaggctagcaaagtaatgcttaaaattttccaaaccaggcttcaacagaacctGAACCCtaaactttcagatattcaagctggatttagaaaagccagaggaacgagagatcaaagtgccaacatcccctggatcatcgaaaaagcaagagagaaacatctacttctgctttatggactgtgccaaagtctttgtgtggatcaagacaaacagtggaaaattcttcaagagatgggaataccagaccacctgacctgcctttttgAGAaaactgtgtgcaggtcaagaagctacagttagaactggacatggaacacagactggttccaaatgggaaaggagtaagtcaaggctgtatattgtcatcctgctcatttaacttacatgcagagtacatcatgtgacatgctgggctggatgaagcacaagctggaatcaagattgccaggggaaatatcaataacctcagatatgcagatgacaccacccttacagcagaaagcaaagaggagctaaagagcctcttgatgaaagtgaaagagaagagtgaaaaagttggcttcaagctcaacattcagaaaacgaaggtcatggcatgtggtcccatcacttcatggcaaataaatggggaaacaatggaaatagtggcagactttatttttgggggctccaaaatcatgcagatggtgactgcagccatgaaatgaaaagatgcttgctacttggaagaaatgctacaACCAACCAAAAcaatatgttaaaaagcagagacattactttgccaacaaaggtccatctagtcaaagctattttttccagtagtcatgtgtggatgtgagggttggactgtaaagaaagctgggcactgaagaattgatgcttttgaactgtggtgttggagaagactcttgagagtcccttggactgcaaggagataagccaggaaatctgaaaggaaatcagtcctgaatatccattggaaggactcatgctgaagcggATGCTCCAATCTTTGGCCAGCTGaggtaaagaactgactcattgaagaaGACCCCTATGCTGaacaagattgaaggcaggaggagaaggggatgacagaggataagatggttgaatgacatcactgactcgatggacgtgagtctgagcaagcatccaggagatggtgatggacagggaggcctggcatgctgcagtccatggggtcacaaagagtcggacatgacttagcaactgaactgaactgaactctcctcTGAGAGCTCTTTGTCCCCCTGTCTCCCTGAGTCCTAGCTCTGGGGCTGTTtgagattttgtttaaaatatctaCACAATCTTACAAATTAGTGAGGACCCCAAGGATAGTATTATGTGACCACTTCTATGCATATTTTCCATACTACGAATAATACACTTTAAAGattattgtttctttatttagaataatattaatagaaagtttagtagctcagtcgtgtccaactgtttgcgaccgcATGCATTGTAGCctaccggactcctctgtccatgggattttccaggcaagagtgctggaatgggttgccatttccttttccagaggatcttcccaacacagggatcgaacacgggcctcccacattgtaggcagatgctttaccatctgagccaccagggaagtcctaaaggctggttataatattaataatcaaTGTGTTTAATATGAATAACTAGTTCCCAGAATAAAAAGGGTAGGGAGAAGCATAGAGCTTTTTACATTGTTTCCAAGTATCTTTCCTGTCTCTTTCACCAGAAGATCACTGGATATTCAGGTCTGCGTTTGCATTGAATCTGTTATTTTGATGGTagtctgtgaaagtgaaaaagcccGCACATATGTAGGAATAAACTTTTCAGATAATTGCGGATGTTCATCTTGGATACAAAAGTAAAACTATACAAATTGTAGTTTctcaaaggttttttctgcagTGGATCTGAAACAATATCACTGACTATTTtctattctgttattttaaaatccatatgCCTATCTTGCTCTTTGAACATCTCTTGTACTAATACAAGATTTTTACAAAGTAATACATTGTTTCACTAAATTATACAGATCTTTctgctcattcattctttcaggaaCAGTTGTTTTCCATGTGAAAGAGGGTAGTTCAGAGCACACAGAGTTTTTCCTTGGGCCATAAGACTTTGAAATTTAGTAGAAGTGCTCCGTGTGTACTTTCCATGTCAACACAgaagatgctttcaaaatgtgtattTAAGAATGATGATTAGGAAACAtaagcatttttatttactttatttttaaaaatttattttattgaaggatatttgatttataatgttaatttatgctgtacagcagagtgattcgcttatacatgtgtatatatatatatattctttttcatatttttttccctattttttttttcaccattttttcccattattaaGGACAGATAAGAATTTTTAATGTGTCATTCTGGATGTTTTAAAGGAAACCTGattattggttttctttttttctacaagAAAGCTTTGGTGAAAGTAGTTACTAGTGCAGTTTGCTACCACAGTCTGTTACTGCTAAGTGATACATCAAAGCAAATGTCAACATAGTGAGAAGTCAAATAATATCTGAGTGATGCTATGAAAGTAGTTTTCACTTCAGGGATCTCATGAAAGGGTCTCAGTGACATCAAGGGTTTCACAGACCACACTCTGAGAACTGCTGTTCTGAGTGAACCAGGGTGTCTCCCAACTGATACCTACCTTTGCTTCCtcttcattttggaaaatgcttTTTCCTGAGCTGAACTCCCTGCCCCCTCAAACTTAACTgagggccctgcccctgggcacCTCTAGGAGAGAACTCACCCCCTAGAAAGTGATGCCAGAGAGTGTCCTCAgtctgggaagggaggtggggggacagGTGTTTCCCCCTTGGAACTGGGGACAGTTTTCACCTGAAGGTGCCAGACCCACTCATAACCTAGTTTGACTTTGTTACACACCAGCTTAATATGTATTCATATTCCAGACAGAAATCTGACATAGTGTCTAAGAAAAGTAATATTGGCCCTTTCATCTCACGTGGTCTGATGCACATGACTTGAGGCCAACAAATCATGAAGAGCAGTCCATTCCAAGAGAACATTCTGTGGTGAAAGAATTGTTCTATGTCTGTGCTGTCCAGTCAGGTAGCCAGTAGCTACATGAGGCTATTTACATGTTAAAGTGTCTGTTGTGCTgagcacttttatttattttaatttaaatagcaaTATGTGGCTACTACCTAGCATATTGGTCAATGCATATCCAGAATGTTGTTAATTAATCTCCTGTCCTTTTCCCCTAAAAGATACTGTGTGACTCATtaatgcacattaaaataatcTTAATATTGAAGTCTTGGATTTGTCTGTGCAGGTCTTAGATATAGCTTTA
This genomic stretch from Dama dama isolate Ldn47 chromosome 7, ASM3311817v1, whole genome shotgun sequence harbors:
- the LOC133059725 gene encoding BOLA class I histocompatibility antigen, alpha chain BL3-7-like isoform X2; amino-acid sequence: MRVMGPRTFLLLLSGILVLTETRAGSHSLRYFYTAVSRPGLGEPRFIIVGYVDDTHFVRFDSDAPNPRMEPRARWVEQEGPEYWDRNTRRAKDAAQSFRVNLNTLRGYYNQSEAGERRGPGSRSRPPSPGTGGVAPSLQDAYDGRDYLALNEDLRSWTAADTAAQISKRKFEQGGQADHDRNYLEGECVESLHRYLENGKDTLLRADPPKAHVTRHPISDREVTLRCWALGFYPEEISLTWQRNGEDQTQDMELVETRPSGDRTFQKWAALVVPSGEEQRYTCRVQHEGLQEPLTLRWEPPQTSFLTVGIIVGLVVLLVAVVAGAVIWRKKRSGEKGRIYTQAASNDSAQGSDVSLTIPKGEILEGLDWKGDWGRGDTLGSSDL
- the LOC133059725 gene encoding BOLA class I histocompatibility antigen, alpha chain BL3-7-like isoform X3, whose amino-acid sequence is MRVMGPRTFLLLLSGILVLTETRAGSHSLRYFYTAVSRPGLGEPRFIIVGYVDDTHFVRFDSDAPNPRMEPRARWVEQEGPEYWDRNTRRAKDAAQSFRVNLNTLRGYYNQSEAGSHTLQWMVGCDVGSDGRLLRGFSQDAYDGRDYLALNEDLRSWTAADTAAQISKRKFEQGGQADHDRNYLEGECVESLHRYLENGKDTLLRADPPKAHVTRHPISDREVTLRCWALGFYPEEISLTWQRNGEDQTQDMELVETRPSGDRTFQKWAALVVPSGEEQRYTCRVQHEGLQEPLTLRWEPPQTSFLTVGIIVGLVVLLVAVVAGAVIWRKKRSGEKGRIYTQAASNDSAQGSDVSLTIPKV
- the LOC133059725 gene encoding BOLA class I histocompatibility antigen, alpha chain BL3-7-like isoform X1 produces the protein MRVMGPRTFLLLLSGILVLTETRAGSHSLRYFYTAVSRPGLGEPRFIIVGYVDDTHFVRFDSDAPNPRMEPRARWVEQEGPEYWDRNTRRAKDAAQSFRVNLNTLRGYYNQSEAGSHTLQWMVGCDVGSDGRLLRGFSQDAYDGRDYLALNEDLRSWTAADTAAQISKRKFEQGGQADHDRNYLEGECVESLHRYLENGKDTLLRADPPKAHVTRHPISDREVTLRCWALGFYPEEISLTWQRNGEDQTQDMELVETRPSGDRTFQKWAALVVPSGEEQRYTCRVQHEGLQEPLTLRWEPPQTSFLTVGIIVGLVVLLVAVVAGAVIWRKKRSGEKGRIYTQAASNDSAQGSDVSLTIPKGEILEGLDWKGDWGRGDTLGSSDL